A DNA window from Anastrepha ludens isolate Willacy chromosome 6, idAnaLude1.1, whole genome shotgun sequence contains the following coding sequences:
- the LOC128868739 gene encoding hydroxymethylglutaryl-CoA synthase 1, with product MWPENVGIRAIEVLFPSQYVDQTELEQFDGASAGKYTIGLGQTKMGFCSDREDVNSLCLTVVTRLLERHQIKPQEIGRLEVGTETIVDKSKSVKSVLMQLFADSGNTDIEGIDTTNACYGGTAALFNSINWIESSSWDGRYALAVCADIAVYAKGAARPTGGAGAIAMLVGTNAPLVFERGLRATHMEHAYDFYKPDLSSEYPVVDGKLSIQCYLSALDTCYQLYRKKFAKKYPNATEVGLDNFDALLFHTPFCKLVQKSVARAVFNDFLLCSADKRALKYPGLERFNEATLASTYFDRDVEKTFMTQFAHVFEAKTRKSLLLATEVGNMYTPSVYSGLVSLLVNNAPEQLVGKRIGVFSYGSGLAASMYSILVTKDDKVFQQFVAKLDYVLPLLNAREKVAPELFSQLMEVREKNNHAAPYTPSGSVSALFPGTYYLKEVDDKHRRTYERTLTIANGVH from the coding sequence ATGTGGCCCGAAAATGTTGGTATACGCGCCATCGAGGTGCTCTTTCCCTCCCAGTATGTGGACCAAACAGAGTTGGAACAATTTGATGGCGCTTCAGCTGGTAAATATACCATCGGTTTGGGTCAGACCAAAATGGGCTTTTGCTCGGATCGCGAAGATGTCAACTCACTGTGTCTCACTGTTGTCACGCGCCTGCTAGAGCGACATCAAATCAAGCCGCAAGAAATTGGACGTCTTGAAGTTGGCACAGAAACCATAGTCGATAAATCGAAATCCGTGAAATCAGTGCTGATGCAGCTATTTGCCGACTCGGGCAACACAGATATCGAGGGCATCGACACAACGAACGCTTGCTACGGCGGCACCGCTGCGCTCTTCAACTCAATCAACTGGATAGAATCTTCCAGTTGGGATGGTCGTTATGCTCTAGCCGTTTGTGCAGATATCGCTGTGTATGCAAAGGGTGCTGCACGTCCTACTGGTGGCGCCGGCGCCATTGCCATGTTGGTGGGAACCAATGCGCCGCTCGTTTTCGAACGTGGTTTGCGTGCCACACATATGGAGCACGCCTACGACTTTTACAAACCTGATTTAAGTTCCGAGTATCCCGTAGTAGACGGTAAATTGTCGATACAATGCTATCTCTCCGCGCTGGACACGTGCTATCAGTTGTATCGTAAGAAGTTCGCAAAGAAGTATCCAAATGCGACGGAAGTTGGTTTGGACAACTTCGATGCGCTACTCTTCCACACGCCCTTCTGCAAATTGGTACAAAAATCAGTAGCACGTGCAGTCTTCAATGACTTCTTACTATGCAGCGCCGATAAGCGCGCACTGAAATATCCCGGTTTGGAGCGTTTCAACGAAGCCACGCTGGCTAGTACCTACTTCGATCGTGACGTCGAAAAGACATTTATGACACAATTCGCCCatgttttcgaagcaaaaacgCGCAAATCACTGCTGCTCGCCACTGAGGTGGGCAATATGTACACACCATCGGTTTACTCTGGTCTCGTTTCGTTGCTGGTCAACAACGCGCCTGAGCAACTGGTGGGCAAACGTATTGGCGTCTTTTCCTATGGCTCCGGCTTAGCCGCCTCAATGTACTCAATTTTGGTGACAAAAGATGACAAAGTCTTCCAGCAATTCGTAGCCAAATTGGATTACGTTTTGCCGCTGTTAAATGCGCGCGAGAAAGTGGCACCTGAACTGTTCTCACAGCTAATGGAAGTGCGTGAGAAAAACAATCATGCGGCGCCATACACGCCGAGTGGTAGTGTGAGCGCGCTATTTCCCGGCACCTATTACCTCAAGGAAGTGGATGACAAGCACCGACGCACTTACGAACGCACGCTTACCATTGCGAATGGAGTGCATTAA